From Deltaproteobacteria bacterium, one genomic window encodes:
- a CDS encoding DUF167 domain-containing protein: MKTRLAVKVVPGSSRSCLAGWLGDTLKLRVAAPPERGKANAAVEALLDEALSLPSGSARVVAGQSSPRKTVEVSGLTDAEVRERLSAAQTQNGGGRR; encoded by the coding sequence CTGAAGACGCGGCTCGCCGTGAAGGTCGTTCCCGGCTCGTCGCGGAGCTGCCTGGCGGGCTGGCTCGGCGACACGCTGAAGCTGCGCGTCGCCGCGCCGCCCGAGCGCGGCAAGGCCAACGCCGCGGTCGAGGCGCTGCTCGACGAAGCGCTATCGCTTCCGAGCGGCTCCGCGCGCGTGGTCGCGGGGCAGTCGTCGCCGCGAAAGACCGTCGAGGTCTCGGGGCTCACCGACGCGGAGGTCCGCGAGCGGCTTTCCGCCGCGCAGACACAGAACGGAGGAGGACGCCGATGA